The Sulfurospirillum deleyianum DSM 6946 nucleotide sequence ACGTTAGCATCCACAATGCTTCTTTTCAAACGCGAGTTTATGGAAGCCATTAATCAATTAACACTTCTTTTCGCACGTTAAAGCAATCATAAATTTTTTTATACTACAATGAGAGATACTAATTCTCATTCAGGAGTGAGCATGCGCCTGTTACTACTCAATAATAATCCCGCCGTTTCAAGATTGATCAAACTTAGTGCTGAAAAGGCTGGGTATGAGTTAGATGAGTTTGAAGATTATGGCTTGGTTCCGTTAAATAGCTACGATGTGGTTCTTGTAGATAATGAAGTTTATGATGCTAGTGCGTTAAATGAACTCAAAGAAACGACAGGGTGTGAATATTGCATCTATATCTGTCAAAGGGGAGTCCAAAAGCCTGATGCTTTTAACGTTTCGCTTGAAAAGCCTTTTTTACCCACAGATTTTTTGGTATTGCTTGAAAAAGTTAAAAATGTATTGGGTTCTCAGCAACACTCTTTTGATGATAGCCCAGAGCAGCTCGATGAAGAAGAGGAAGAAAGTAAACACTTTGACATTGACCAAATTGATGCTTTAGAACCAGAAAAAGAGAGATCTTTTACAGAATTAGATGATATTTTACAGAGTAATCAAGAGGATGTTTTGGATAATCATCATGAAAATTTTGAATTTGACAATGTGAAATTTGAAGATCAATTACTAGATGAAGCCGTTGCGATGGATGAAATGATTGAAAGTGGGGAGTATACAAAAGATCATGAACCATCAGAAGAAAAAATGGACACTCCTTTTGAAGATTTTAATTTTGATACGGATGCTTCTGATGAAGAGGAAGAAAAATCTTTAGAAAAAGATGAAGAATCATTGGAAATGGCTCCATGTGTATTAGATAAAGATGATATTGATGAAGTGAAACAACTTTTAGATGAGAGTGAAGAAAGTGAAGAAGATGATTTGAGTTTTTTAGAAGCAGATAAAGTTGAGGAAGCCTTTGAAGATATTTCTGAAGAAAAAGAAGCCTCTTTGCCACGGTTAGAAGAGTTTGAGGAAGAACCACTTGACTTACATCTCTCCGATACATTGCCAGAGCCATTTTTAGAGGATGATTTGCTAGAAAAAGAGGACGAAGAGGAGGTGGATACGTTAGCTTTTGTTCCTTCTTTTGAAGCATACGAGGAAGAAGCAATCACTGAAGATTTAGAAGATTTGAAAGAAGAAGAGCAACCTTTTGCTATGGAGATGGATGAAAAAAGTGGTATAGATTCTTTGGACGATTTAAATGAAAATTTGATTAAAAAAGCTTTAGGTGAAGAAGTGGCTGATTTGGAAGAAGAGCCTTTGAGTGTTATTCAGCCTACGACACAAGAAGAGGAGATTGAAGTGATTCGTGGAGAGATAGAAAAAAGTATTTCACGAAGTATTTCAGGATTTGCACAAAGTGATATTTTAAGAGAAGCATTAAAAGGGATGCGCATTAATATCTCTATCTCTTTTGATGAAAATGAGGCAAAGTGAAGGGAAATCTTTTAGTTATTTCAGGACCGAGTGGTTCAGGTAAAAGTTCTTTAATGAAAGAGGTACTAAAAATTATCGATGATACCTACTTTTCAATTTCAAGTACAACCAGAGCGATTCGGGAAGGGGAAGAAGATGGTGTGAATTACCATTTTATTTCCAAAGAAGAGTTTGAAAAAGATATTGATGCAGGATTCTTTTTAGAGTGGGCAAAAGTACATGATCATTATTATGGAACTTCATTAAAGCCTATTCTCAAAGAGTTACAAAAAGGAAAATTGGTTATTTGTGATATTGATGTGCAAGGGCATAAAATTGCGCAGGAAAAATTTGGGCATTTAATTACGTCTGTTTTTGTAACAACGCCAGATCAGAAAAGTTTGCAAGAGCGTTTGATGAAACGAGGAACAGATAGTGTTGAAGTGATCGAAAAACGCTTAGCCAATGCTGTTTCTGAAATGACGTGTATGAATGAATATGACTATGTCGTTATTAACGATGATTTTGAGATGGCATTACATACCATCTTAGCGATTGCATATGCTTCGAGGCGAAAAATGTCTTTAATGGACACGAGCGAATTTATTAGTAGATGGGCAAATCTTGAATAAAATAAAGGAATAAACTTCATTTTTTGTTTACTAAAATCATGATACAATAATATAAATATTTAGAATTACAAAAGGAGAAAAAGTATGGGTTCATTTAGTATAGGTCATTGGTTAGTTATTTTAGCTGTTGTTGTGTTACTGTTTGGGGCTAAAAAGATACCAGAACTTGCCAAAGGAATTGGTCAAGGTATGAAGGATTTCAAAAAAGCAATTAAAGAAGATGAAGAAGTGAAAACGACTGTAGATAAGGTTGAAGCAAAGCCAGAAACAAGTGCAACGGTAACAACAGCAACACCTACAGATGAAAAAAAATCTGTGTAAGGTTTTGTGTTGAAAAAAACGGTTGTTCGTACGATTAAAGAAAAATTACAAAGAGAATTTGTTTTAGAAAAACCTGCAAATCTCTCTTTTGGTCATTATGCTACACCTATTGCTTTTTCGTTAGCAAAAGAGCTAAAAAAATCTCCTATTGCCATTGCTGAGGAGATTTGTTCTTCTTTTGACACAAATGATATCTTTCAAGAAGTTACTCCTATTAAAGGGTATATCAATTTTAAATTGAGTGAGCGTTTTTTAGATCAGTACGCTACATGGGCGATTCAAAATGAGGAGCAGTTTGGTCAAGATGAACAGCATGAAACCATTTTGTTAGAGTATGTGAGTGCTAATCCCACAGGACCATTGCACATTGGTCATGCCAGAGGTGCAGTGATTGGTGATGCGTTGGCTCGTATTGGAAAACATTTAGGGTATCAGATTACAACAGAGTATTATGTGAATGATGCAGGAAATCAGGTTGATCTTCTAGGTCTTTCGATCTATTTAGCGGGACGTGAGAACATCTTAGGTTTACATGTAACATGGCCAGAAGAGTTTTATCGTGGTGAGTATATTGTCGATTTGGCGCATGTCGCTCAAGCGGAGCTTGGAAGTGTGATTTTTGAGGATGAAGCCAATATCGCTGTGCTCTCAACGTGGGGCAAAGATAAGATGTTGGAGCTGATTAAATCGAATCTTGCTGATGTGGACATCTTCTTTGAACAGTTTGTCAGTGAAAAGTCGCTTTATGATAAGTGGGATGAAAGTTTTGCAAAACTTCAAAAAAATGATAAGACCTATGAAGAAGGCGGTAAAATTTGGATTCGATCCACTGAACTTGGTGATGAAAAAGACCGTGTGGTGGTGCGAGAAGATGGCAGACCGACCTATTTAGCAGGTGATATTATTTACCATGACAATAAATTTCAACGCAGTTATGACAAATACATTAATATTTGGGGTGCAGACCATCATGGTTACATTACCCGTGTTAAATCTGCGATTAATTTTTTAGGTTATGATGAGTCAAAACTTGAGGTTTTATTGGCGCAGATGGTTTCGCTTTTAAAAGGTGGTGAGCCTTATAAAATGAGCAAACGTGCAGGAAATTTTATTTTGATGAGTGATGTTGTGAGTGAAGTGGGAAGCGATGCTTTACGCTTTGTCTTTTTAAGTAAAAAATCTGATACGCATCTTGAATTTGATGTGGATGTTTTTAAACAAGAAGATAGCAATAACCCTATTTTTTATATCAACTATGCTCATGCACGCATCAATCAAATTTTTGCAAAAGCTGGAAAAAGTATCGCAGATGTAGAAAATGTCCCTCTTGAAAACATGAGTGAAGAGGCACAAAATCTTCTTTTTAGTGCTTTATTATTGCCTGAAGTACTCGAAGATGCGTTTCATTCAAGACAGGTTCAAAAAGTAACGGAATATCTCAAAAACCTTGCGGCTTCGTTGCATAAATTTTACAATGAAAATCGTGTCGTAGGAAGTGTAGATGAGGAAAAATTCTTGAAGCTTTTTGCGGTTGTTGCACTTTCCCTTCGTGTAGGCATGAAACTCATAGGCATTACAGCTAAAGAGAGAATGTAGAGTCTTTTTGTGAGAAAATCGCCTTTAGCCTACTCTTTTTTAACCCTTCTTATTAAATATCCAAAACTTCTTTTGATAGCTCTCCTTTTAGGAGGGCTCTCTTACACGTATGAGCTCTTTGTTGCTAGAGATACGATGGTGTTTCAAGGCATTCCCAAAGCAACCAGAGATGGTTTGCAAACCTTTACCCGTATCTTTCGTAATGATGCCTTCATGGTTGGGTATTCTGACATACGGGGAAATCCTTTGTGGGTTGTGTATAAATTGAGTGCTCCTAAAGCGTCACAGCCATTAAAGCGTCCTGAAAATTTTACTTCAGATTGGCGAAATTTTGGTGTGATTGGTACGTCTGATTATACCAATAGCGGGTATGATAGAGGACATATGGCTCCCAATCGAGCCATTGCGCAGCTCTATGGTAAAAAAGCACAAGAAGAGACCTTTTTAATGACCAATATCACGCCTCAAAAACCGTCTCTGAATCAAAAACTGTGGCAACGTTTAGAGAGCTTGGAATTTGAAGTGTTTACGCAAAAATTTAAGAGCGTATGGGTTTATACAGGACCATTGTTTAATAGAGATGTTAAACGTCTTAAGAGCTCGTATTGGGTTGAAATTCCTGATGCTTTTTATAAAATTTATGTGGGAATACAAGCCGATGGAAATTTGAAAACTTTAGCATTTGTGATACCTCAAAATGCAAAAGCCAATACACCTCTTGAGAAGTTTATCGTTAGTATTGATACGGTTGAAAAGCAAAGTGGATTTGATTTTTTACATACACTAGAAGATGGTATCGAAAAGGAGTTGGAAAAGCAGACTCAAAAAGAGGGTTGGTTTTAATCTTTACATGTAAAGATTAAAATGGCGTTTTTGTAGATGTGTCATCTGCGTTTGTGTAACATTTAATACAATTCCTTCCACTATTTTTAGCAGTATAAAGGGCTATATCTGCTTGTTTAAACGCTTCTTGAAAGTTTTGTGCTTGATGTGCTAAAAGATTGACCCCAATGGAAACACTTACCGAAATAGACTTCGTATCTGAAATAAAAAACTCTGCGGTTTGGATGGCATGAAAAACACGTTCAATGACGGCAAACGAGGCTGCATAGTTACTTTTTTTATCAACTTTTGCAAGGATAAGAAACTCTTCCCCTCCGTAGCGTATGACACTATCACCTTCACGAATCGTTTGCAAAAGGATATGCGCAATTTGTGTGAGGATTTTATCTCCCGCATCGTGTCCATAAGTATCATTAATTTTTTTAAAATAATCAATATCCAGTGCAGCAATAATGTACTCATTTAAGTTGATGAGTTTTTCATATTTTTGAAGGTAATTTCGGTTGTAAACATTTGTGAGTTTGTCAATAAACGCACTTTGATTAATGGAGCTAAAGCGTTTGGTTTGAATGCCAATGAAGAGAAGTACCAGTATGATAACACCCATCATGCCAAAAATGCCATTTTGTATGGTTTGAATGATACGATTAATCTCTTGAATTTTATTGATAGAAAAATCAATCGCTAAAATAAGTTCTACACGGTTGTTGTGAAGAATGGGAACTAAATAGCTAAGAGAGAGCTGATGCAAAAGGGTATGGTGGATAATCAGAGGCTCTTTTGTGCTATAAATGGTAAGCCATTCTGGGCTATCAACATCAAATTTTTGATCTATGAAGGATTTTTCTTCATTTAAAGAAGCATCACCTAAAAAGCGAAAAATACCTCTTTCGTCACGGTAGAGAAGATAGGCGTATTTGACATGAGACGTAAGCAGGACGTTTAGATGTTCTTCAATTTTTTGTTGTATCGATGCATATTTTTTAACACTTTGAACATAATCTTCACTCCCTTTTAAAAGTGATTCAATCGAGTGTGCGCTGTTGTGGGTGATAGAAAAAATATCTGAGGTTGCAATTTCAAAAATTTTTGCCTCGATATTCTTTTCTAAACGCATGGTTACAAACAATAAAAAAACTAAAATGAGTCCGATAAGTCCCAATGGTGCAAAGAGATAAAAACTATTTTGACGCATTAAAAATTCTCGATAAATTGCTGAAAAGTTTGGGGTAGGCTAATAGATTTTTCCTCAAGCCTTTGATGACTAAAGACAATATTAGGACGACTTTTATTCCAAAAAAGTGCTCCAAAAAACTTTTTATTTGAGAGGAACTTACGGTAATTATTGGTGAAGAAAAGAGTTTTTTTATCCGAAGAACACTCGATAATCTCCTCTTTTTTATTGATAAAGATAAAATTCGCTCTCTCGCAATCCTTCGTCAATGTAAAATAGTTTGCATAGACTTTCTCTTCAAGCGGTGATATATTTGGAATAAACAAGACAATATTTTCATCCAAAGAAGCGGTGGCAATTTCATAAATAATCTTTGCCTCTAACTCGACCTCTTTGGTATAGGGTTCAACCAAGAAGGTATAGTGTTCTGCATAAGAGAGACTCCAAAGGGTGAAGATGAAAAAGAATGTTTTCATTAGAAGACCCACTTCAATGAAACCATAATGCTTCTCTCGTTATCATCCAACGCAAAAAAAGTATTTCCAAAGTTCGTAAAATAGAGTGATTGTGTCGATTTATCAAGGATATTTGATGCTTTAATGCTGTAACTTAAATCTTTTGTCGCATGATAGGTTGCCCCTAAGCTGACATCAAAACTATCGGGAATCTCCAGCCCTAAGTAATCATAGCCGTTTCTGTAAATGAGGGAGGTAAAGTAATCAAATTTTTGATAACCGCCCATAAATTTGATAAATCCGCCTTTGGTCGAATTATTGATTTGTTCGCTTAGCGTGGAGGTGTAGTAGTTAAGATGGAGTTTATCTCGTTTGGAAAAAGAGTACTCGTAATCAAAAATAAGCCCATCGGTTTTAATCGTATGGTCAATATTGACAAAACCAACAGGTGTTTGATAGAGAAAATCATTAATTTCTACATGATCAAAGGTAATACCAAATTTTGAGTTTCCTTCTGTATAAACTGCCTCAAGGGTGTAAAAATGATACTCTTGGGATTTAAGGTTAGGTGTATTTTTGTTGGCATAATCTATGGTGTAAAAAGAAGGCGTTAGTGCTGTTTGGGTATAAAATGCTTTAAAACCAAAATGGGATGTGGGCGTGTAAATCGTACCGATGCGCAAAAGTTTTTCTGAGGTATCTTTAAGATAGGCATTACGGTCGTAATAATCAATTTTGGCATTTGCAACCAGTAAAAGTTCTGGATGTAAAGAGTAACTCTCTTGTAAAAGCATGGAAGAGGTAGTTTCACGCTTAAAGCTGTTGTAATGGTCTATCTCATTGGTTTGATTTAAAAAATTTGTGCTTTTTCTCTTTAAAACATCGTATGTTTTATGTTTAACATTGAGTGCTAGAATCAAAGCATTTTCATCACTTTCAAAGGACTTAGAGAGATACGCATTGCTTTTTGTAAACCGTAAATCTTCTTGAAAGTTTTTGGGGATACTCCATGGTATGCTAAGGTCTATTAAAGGGGTAATCGCAATGCCTTGATCATTTGCCTCTTCGTAGCTTCGCTCATTGATATCAAAGGAAAAATTGGCTTTGAGTGATTTATCTTCTAATAAAAAGTGTGTGTAATTGAGAAAAAAATCTTTTGAGAGATTTTCTCCATCATTGGGTGTGGCATCAAGTGCGAGTCCTGTATAGTTACTTTTTGTAACATCTGTGTAGCCTAAATTGATTTTGTTTGTTTCATTGCTTATCTCGGTAAAAAGATAATGTTTTGTTCCGTTACTGGTGAATTTTTGTTGGTTATAGAGGCTTGTTTTTTTGATTTTCTCTTGATTGGCAAAGAGTAGATAAGACCACCCATTTTCAAAAATGTGTGAATTTGTGATACTTTGTGAGTGCCCATTTTTAGATGAAAGCCATGCAGCAATTTTAGAACCATCTTCCCTGAGTGCTGATTTTGTGTAGATACGCACAAAATAGATTCCTGTTTCATTGCCAAAGGAGAAGGAGCTCTCTCCATAATAAATTTCAACATGATCAACAAAATCCAAAGGCAAATCACTCCATGAAAGCGAAGTAGATTGGTCATAGCCTGAGCTGATTTCGTGGTCGTTAATAAAAAAACGAAAGAAGCCACTGGTCGTTGTTTTAGAGCCTGTTAGAGAGTAGTTTGTAAGTCCAAATTGATTGGTATTGATGTTAAAGAGAGGCAACTCTTTGAGGATGTCATTGAGCGTGCGATACTGCATAAGACGAATCTCTTTTTGAGAGTAAACCACCACATGTCCAATTTTTTCATTGATGGTTTCCAATGAATTTTCAGTGGTTGCTTGGTACTCTTCAAGCAGTGTATCTAACGTGTCTGAGAGAAGTAGACGACTCAATAGTCCAAGAATAAGTATAGCTCTAAACAAGGGAATAAATGTCCTTACATGTAATTATGAGAACTATGAGTATAGGGAAGAGAAGCTTAAGAGCATCTATAAAAAAATAAGACGATGTAATCTAGTAGGTTTATATTTATTTTTTACCAGAACATCGTTTACAAATGCCATTCATGACGATAAAACTTTTTTGTATTTGAAAGCCACTCTGTGATGAAATGGTTTCTAAAAGGGATTTTGTTTCTATAAAAATATCTTCAATTCCACCACACTTTGTGCAGATGAGATGAACATGAGGTACTTTTTTTATCTCGTAATGTTGTTTTTGATGGGGTAATTTAACTTCTTCTAAAATAGAAAAACTCATCAAATCATTGATATTTCGATAAAGCGTAGCTTTGGACATGGTCGGATACTTTTGCGTAATAGTCGTATAGAGCGTATCGATGTCGATGTGTCCAAAACGTTCAATAGCTTCTAAAATCGCTAAACGTTGGTGGGTTGATTTAAGTTGATTGGCTTGTAAAAGCGCTTTGAAGTGTTCCATTGGTGTCACCACACTTTTGTAATGAGATTATGAAATTATAGCACAGTAATGCAAAAAAAACCTAAACAATATTTATTATTATTTAAGATAAATATTCTTATAATTTTTTACATTCTTAAAAAGGAGAATAAATGCAGATTTCTAAGGTTCTTAGTGTATGTGCTATGAGTGCAACAATGGTTTTTGGAGCAAGTAACTTGGTTCAAAAAGTAAAGGATAATGGTATTGAAGCCATTCCTACGAGTCAATTAGAGCTTTTAAAGTTGATCGATGATCCTAAAGACCCAATCACCGATGCCAAAGTAGAATTGGGCAAAAAACTCTACTTTGACCCTCGTATGTCCAAAAGTTCTTTAATTAGTTGTAATACCTGTCATAATTTAGGTTTGGGTGGAGCAGATGGGATTGCTGCGGCGATTGGGCATGGTTGGACAGCTAATCCTGCACATTTAAATTCACCAACGGTGTACAATTCTGCGTTTTTTAAAGCACAGTTTTGGGATGGTAGAAGTCCTCACTTAGCGGATCAAGCGCAAGGTCCCGTTCAAGCAGGTCCTGAGATGGCAGCGCCACCTAAGTTAGTCGAGCAACGTATTAATTCTATCCCTGAGTATGTGAATGAGTTTAAGTTTGCGTATGGTGATAATGTCAAAATTAGCTTTGAAAAAATCACATCAACGATTGCTATTTTTGAAAAAACACTCATTACTCCTTCACGCTTTGATGATTTTATGAATGGCAATGATAATGCTCTTAGTAAAGCAGAAAAAGAGGGGCTTGAAGTTTTTATGGATAAGGGATGTGCGGCATGTCACAACGGTGTGGCTTTAGGTGGAACCATGCAACCATTTGAAGTGGCAGGTAAATACAAATTTGCTTCTCTTGGTGGATTTGCGGGAGATAAAAACGGTATGGTTAAAACACCAACACTTCGAAATATTACGGAAACAGCACCGTACTATCACAATGGCGCAATTTGGACACTCAAAGAAGCGATTCAAGATATGGGAAGTACACAACTTGGTATTACGATTAATGATGCAGAAGCTGCAAAAATAGAGACATTTTTGAAAGCACTAAAAGGAAGAAAACCTGTAATCACCTATCCAGAATTACCAGAGAGTACAGCAAAAACACCAAAACCTGACGCTAAACTGTAAGGTCAATCAAACCTCTTAGGCAAGACCTAAGAGGTTTTTAACACGTTTTACTCAACGCCTCGTACTTTTTTCATCTCTTCTTCTCTCTCTTTCAAGAAAGTTTCTAAGTTATATTTTTGGCGATATTGTGGAGTCATAAGATGAATGAGCATATCTCCCATATCAATGACGGTCCAGTTATCGTCCGCATCGACATTTAAAAAGCTCTCGCCCGCACCTTTAAGTTCCGTTTTAAGGTGATCTAAGAGTGAAAGTCCGTGTCTCTCACCCATGGTTGTTGCAATAATGACGGTATT carries:
- the gmk gene encoding guanylate kinase, producing the protein MKGNLLVISGPSGSGKSSLMKEVLKIIDDTYFSISSTTRAIREGEEDGVNYHFISKEEFEKDIDAGFFLEWAKVHDHYYGTSLKPILKELQKGKLVICDIDVQGHKIAQEKFGHLITSVFVTTPDQKSLQERLMKRGTDSVEVIEKRLANAVSEMTCMNEYDYVVINDDFEMALHTILAIAYASRRKMSLMDTSEFISRWANLE
- a CDS encoding twin-arginine translocase TatA/TatE family subunit, with the protein product MGSFSIGHWLVILAVVVLLFGAKKIPELAKGIGQGMKDFKKAIKEDEEVKTTVDKVEAKPETSATVTTATPTDEKKSV
- the argS gene encoding arginine--tRNA ligase, which translates into the protein MKKTVVRTIKEKLQREFVLEKPANLSFGHYATPIAFSLAKELKKSPIAIAEEICSSFDTNDIFQEVTPIKGYINFKLSERFLDQYATWAIQNEEQFGQDEQHETILLEYVSANPTGPLHIGHARGAVIGDALARIGKHLGYQITTEYYVNDAGNQVDLLGLSIYLAGRENILGLHVTWPEEFYRGEYIVDLAHVAQAELGSVIFEDEANIAVLSTWGKDKMLELIKSNLADVDIFFEQFVSEKSLYDKWDESFAKLQKNDKTYEEGGKIWIRSTELGDEKDRVVVREDGRPTYLAGDIIYHDNKFQRSYDKYINIWGADHHGYITRVKSAINFLGYDESKLEVLLAQMVSLLKGGEPYKMSKRAGNFILMSDVVSEVGSDALRFVFLSKKSDTHLEFDVDVFKQEDSNNPIFYINYAHARINQIFAKAGKSIADVENVPLENMSEEAQNLLFSALLLPEVLEDAFHSRQVQKVTEYLKNLAASLHKFYNENRVVGSVDEEKFLKLFAVVALSLRVGMKLIGITAKERM
- a CDS encoding DNA/RNA non-specific endonuclease encodes the protein MRKSPLAYSFLTLLIKYPKLLLIALLLGGLSYTYELFVARDTMVFQGIPKATRDGLQTFTRIFRNDAFMVGYSDIRGNPLWVVYKLSAPKASQPLKRPENFTSDWRNFGVIGTSDYTNSGYDRGHMAPNRAIAQLYGKKAQEETFLMTNITPQKPSLNQKLWQRLESLEFEVFTQKFKSVWVYTGPLFNRDVKRLKSSYWVEIPDAFYKIYVGIQADGNLKTLAFVIPQNAKANTPLEKFIVSIDTVEKQSGFDFLHTLEDGIEKELEKQTQKEGWF
- a CDS encoding GGDEF domain-containing protein; this encodes MRQNSFYLFAPLGLIGLILVFLLFVTMRLEKNIEAKIFEIATSDIFSITHNSAHSIESLLKGSEDYVQSVKKYASIQQKIEEHLNVLLTSHVKYAYLLYRDERGIFRFLGDASLNEEKSFIDQKFDVDSPEWLTIYSTKEPLIIHHTLLHQLSLSYLVPILHNNRVELILAIDFSINKIQEINRIIQTIQNGIFGMMGVIILVLLFIGIQTKRFSSINQSAFIDKLTNVYNRNYLQKYEKLINLNEYIIAALDIDYFKKINDTYGHDAGDKILTQIAHILLQTIREGDSVIRYGGEEFLILAKVDKKSNYAASFAVIERVFHAIQTAEFFISDTKSISVSVSIGVNLLAHQAQNFQEAFKQADIALYTAKNSGRNCIKCYTNADDTSTKTPF
- a CDS encoding TonB-dependent receptor plug domain-containing protein; protein product: MFRAILILGLLSRLLLSDTLDTLLEEYQATTENSLETINEKIGHVVVYSQKEIRLMQYRTLNDILKELPLFNINTNQFGLTNYSLTGSKTTTSGFFRFFINDHEISSGYDQSTSLSWSDLPLDFVDHVEIYYGESSFSFGNETGIYFVRIYTKSALREDGSKIAAWLSSKNGHSQSITNSHIFENGWSYLLFANQEKIKKTSLYNQQKFTSNGTKHYLFTEISNETNKINLGYTDVTKSNYTGLALDATPNDGENLSKDFFLNYTHFLLEDKSLKANFSFDINERSYEEANDQGIAITPLIDLSIPWSIPKNFQEDLRFTKSNAYLSKSFESDENALILALNVKHKTYDVLKRKSTNFLNQTNEIDHYNSFKRETTSSMLLQESYSLHPELLLVANAKIDYYDRNAYLKDTSEKLLRIGTIYTPTSHFGFKAFYTQTALTPSFYTIDYANKNTPNLKSQEYHFYTLEAVYTEGNSKFGITFDHVEINDFLYQTPVGFVNIDHTIKTDGLIFDYEYSFSKRDKLHLNYYTSTLSEQINNSTKGGFIKFMGGYQKFDYFTSLIYRNGYDYLGLEIPDSFDVSLGATYHATKDLSYSIKASNILDKSTQSLYFTNFGNTFFALDDNERSIMVSLKWVF
- a CDS encoding Fur family transcriptional regulator; amino-acid sequence: MEHFKALLQANQLKSTHQRLAILEAIERFGHIDIDTLYTTITQKYPTMSKATLYRNINDLMSFSILEEVKLPHQKQHYEIKKVPHVHLICTKCGGIEDIFIETKSLLETISSQSGFQIQKSFIVMNGICKRCSGKK
- a CDS encoding cytochrome-c peroxidase, with translation MQISKVLSVCAMSATMVFGASNLVQKVKDNGIEAIPTSQLELLKLIDDPKDPITDAKVELGKKLYFDPRMSKSSLISCNTCHNLGLGGADGIAAAIGHGWTANPAHLNSPTVYNSAFFKAQFWDGRSPHLADQAQGPVQAGPEMAAPPKLVEQRINSIPEYVNEFKFAYGDNVKISFEKITSTIAIFEKTLITPSRFDDFMNGNDNALSKAEKEGLEVFMDKGCAACHNGVALGGTMQPFEVAGKYKFASLGGFAGDKNGMVKTPTLRNITETAPYYHNGAIWTLKEAIQDMGSTQLGITINDAEAAKIETFLKALKGRKPVITYPELPESTAKTPKPDAKL